A genomic segment from Phragmites australis chromosome 6, lpPhrAust1.1, whole genome shotgun sequence encodes:
- the LOC133920866 gene encoding plant intracellular Ras-group-related LRR protein 6 isoform X2, translated as MDRILKSARESGSLNLSNRSLREIPNEVYSNLDTGSQGEKWWEGVDLQKLILAHNNLEVLREDLKNLSSLVVLNISHNKISSLPAAIGDLPLLKSLDASFNQINTLPEEIGLASALVKVDLSNNCLTELPASLAKCMDLSELKASNNNISKIPDALAGCSKLSKLDLEGNKLVMLSENMFVSWTMLTEMNVAKNLLTTIPDSIGALSKLIRLDLHQNKITSIPPSIKGCSSLAELYMGNNLLSSIPADIGTVSKLGILDLHSNQLKEYPVGACNLKLSFLNLSNNSLSGLPPELGKMTTLRKLLLTGNPMRTLRSSLVSGPTTTLLKYLRSRLSSDEEASGSGSTPSKDDQIAAARRLSLSSKELDLSGLGVTSVPPAAWETSDVVKLDLSKNSIEDLPNELSLCSALQSLVLSNNKIKRWPHTVVSSLPSLSSLKLDNNPLSGISSTDFVSLSKLEVLDLSGNVSALPEPSAISSLPQLQELYLRRMKLHEFPSGLLGLKQLRILDLSQNNLTTVPEGIKDFTALIELYLSDNNITALPAELGLLEPNLQVLKLDGNPLRSIRRTLLERGTKAILKYLKEKLPTE; from the exons ATGGACCGGATCCTCAAGTCCGCCAGGGAGTCGGGCTCCCTCAACCTCTCCAATCGCTCCCTCAG GGAGATACCCAACGAGGTGTACAGCAACTTGGACACGGGCAGCCAGGGTGAGAAATGGTGGGAG GGAGTAGACCTCCAGAAGCTCATATTGGCTCACAATAATCTGGAAGTGTTAAGAGAAGACCTTAAGAATTTGTCTTCTCTTGTTGTATTAAATATAAGTCACAATAAGATATCTTCCCTTCCAGCAGCTATCGGGGA CCTTCCATTGCTAAAATCACTGGATGCATCATTCAATCAAATAAACACTCTGCCCGAAGAGATTGGCCTGGCAAGTGCTTTAGTCAA AGTTGATCTCTCAAATAATTGCCTTACTGAGCTCCCAGCTAGCCTTGCCAAGTGCATGGACTTGTCAGAACTCAAG GCATCAAATAACAACATATCCAAAATACCAGATGCACTTGCTGGTTGTTCCAAGTTAAGTAAATTGGATCTGGAG GGCAATAAGCTTGTGATGCTTTCAGAAAACATGTTTGTGTCATGGACCATGCTTACAGAGATGAATGTTG CAAAAAATCTGCTTACAACCATCCCAGATAGTATTGGAGCACTTTCAAAACTAATTCGCTTGGACCTGCATCAGAACA AAATAACTTCGATTCCTCCTTCCATAAAGGGCTGCTCTTCTCTAGCCGAGTTGTATATGGG AAATAACTTGTTGTCTTCAATACCAGCTGATATTGGCACAGTGTCAAAATTAGGAATACTTGATCTTCACTCTAATCAG CTAAAGGAGTATCCTGTCGGAGCTTGCAACCTGAAACTATCTTTCCTCAATCTGTCGAATAACTCATTATCTGGTCTACCACCTGAATTAG GTAAAATGACCACCCTAAGAAAGCTTCTGCTTACTGGAAATCCTATGAGGACACTTAGGAG TTCATTAGTTTCTGGACCAACAACAACGTTGTTGAAGTATCTGCGCAGTCGACTTTCATCTGACGAGGAAG CATCAGGATCTGGAAGCACTCCATCAAAAGATGACCAAATTGCTGCAGCAAGGCGATTGTCCTTATCTTCAAAG GAGTTAGACTTGAGCGGTCTTGGTGTGACCAGTGTACCACCTGCGGCATGGGAGACAAGTGATGTGGTGAAACTTGATCTTTCTAAAAATTCTATAGAAGATCTGCCAAATGAGTTGTCATTATGCTCAGCACTTCAA TCTTTGGTTTTGTCTAATAACAAGATAAAACGGTGGCCTCACACGGTGGTCTCCTCCCTTCCCAGTCTGTCTTCCCTAAAGCTGGACAATAATCCCTTGTCTGGG ATATCATCCACTGATTTTGTGTCTCTGTCCAAACTTGAAGTACTCGATTTAAGTGGCAATGTGTCTGCACTTCCTGAACCTTCTGCAATTTCTTCATTACCACAGCTGCAGGAGCTCTACCTGAG ACGAATGAAACTCCATGAATTTCCTAGTGGTTTGTTGGGCTTAAAACAGCTGCGGATTCTTGACCTGAGTCAGAATAACCTTACAACTGTACCAGAG GGTATCAAGGATTTCACTGCTCTCATTGAGCTTTATCTGTCGGACAACAATATAACAGCGCTCCCAGCAGAGCTG GGATTGCTTGAGCCTAACCTGCAAGTGTTGAAACTTGATGGAAATCCGCTAAGAAG CATAAGACGAACTCTGTTGGAGCGAGGAACAAAAGCAATTCTGAAGTACCTCAAAGAAAAATTGCCCACTGAGTGA
- the LOC133920866 gene encoding plant intracellular Ras-group-related LRR protein 6 isoform X3, whose protein sequence is MVGDHTCNFQGVDLQKLILAHNNLEVLREDLKNLSSLVVLNISHNKISSLPAAIGDLPLLKSLDASFNQINTLPEEIGLASALVKVDLSNNCLTELPASLAKCMDLSELKASNNNISKIPDALAGCSKLSKLDLEGNKLVMLSENMFVSWTMLTEMNVAKNLLTTIPDSIGALSKLIRLDLHQNKITSIPPSIKGCSSLAELYMGNNLLSSIPADIGTVSKLGILDLHSNQLKEYPVGACNLKLSFLNLSNNSLSGLPPELGKMTTLRKLLLTGNPMRTLRSSLVSGPTTTLLKYLRSRLSSDEEASGSGSTPSKDDQIAAARRLSLSSKLLIISYQELDLSGLGVTSVPPAAWETSDVVKLDLSKNSIEDLPNELSLCSALQSLVLSNNKIKRWPHTVVSSLPSLSSLKLDNNPLSGISSTDFVSLSKLEVLDLSGNVSALPEPSAISSLPQLQELYLRRMKLHEFPSGLLGLKQLRILDLSQNNLTTVPEGIKDFTALIELYLSDNNITALPAELGLLEPNLQVLKLDGNPLRSIRRTLLERGTKAILKYLKEKLPTE, encoded by the exons ATGGTGGGAG ATCACACGTGCAATTTTCAGGGAGTAGACCTCCAGAAGCTCATATTGGCTCACAATAATCTGGAAGTGTTAAGAGAAGACCTTAAGAATTTGTCTTCTCTTGTTGTATTAAATATAAGTCACAATAAGATATCTTCCCTTCCAGCAGCTATCGGGGA CCTTCCATTGCTAAAATCACTGGATGCATCATTCAATCAAATAAACACTCTGCCCGAAGAGATTGGCCTGGCAAGTGCTTTAGTCAA AGTTGATCTCTCAAATAATTGCCTTACTGAGCTCCCAGCTAGCCTTGCCAAGTGCATGGACTTGTCAGAACTCAAG GCATCAAATAACAACATATCCAAAATACCAGATGCACTTGCTGGTTGTTCCAAGTTAAGTAAATTGGATCTGGAG GGCAATAAGCTTGTGATGCTTTCAGAAAACATGTTTGTGTCATGGACCATGCTTACAGAGATGAATGTTG CAAAAAATCTGCTTACAACCATCCCAGATAGTATTGGAGCACTTTCAAAACTAATTCGCTTGGACCTGCATCAGAACA AAATAACTTCGATTCCTCCTTCCATAAAGGGCTGCTCTTCTCTAGCCGAGTTGTATATGGG AAATAACTTGTTGTCTTCAATACCAGCTGATATTGGCACAGTGTCAAAATTAGGAATACTTGATCTTCACTCTAATCAG CTAAAGGAGTATCCTGTCGGAGCTTGCAACCTGAAACTATCTTTCCTCAATCTGTCGAATAACTCATTATCTGGTCTACCACCTGAATTAG GTAAAATGACCACCCTAAGAAAGCTTCTGCTTACTGGAAATCCTATGAGGACACTTAGGAG TTCATTAGTTTCTGGACCAACAACAACGTTGTTGAAGTATCTGCGCAGTCGACTTTCATCTGACGAGGAAG CATCAGGATCTGGAAGCACTCCATCAAAAGATGACCAAATTGCTGCAGCAAGGCGATTGTCCTTATCTTCAAAG CTGCTGATAATCTCATATCAGGAGTTAGACTTGAGCGGTCTTGGTGTGACCAGTGTACCACCTGCGGCATGGGAGACAAGTGATGTGGTGAAACTTGATCTTTCTAAAAATTCTATAGAAGATCTGCCAAATGAGTTGTCATTATGCTCAGCACTTCAA TCTTTGGTTTTGTCTAATAACAAGATAAAACGGTGGCCTCACACGGTGGTCTCCTCCCTTCCCAGTCTGTCTTCCCTAAAGCTGGACAATAATCCCTTGTCTGGG ATATCATCCACTGATTTTGTGTCTCTGTCCAAACTTGAAGTACTCGATTTAAGTGGCAATGTGTCTGCACTTCCTGAACCTTCTGCAATTTCTTCATTACCACAGCTGCAGGAGCTCTACCTGAG ACGAATGAAACTCCATGAATTTCCTAGTGGTTTGTTGGGCTTAAAACAGCTGCGGATTCTTGACCTGAGTCAGAATAACCTTACAACTGTACCAGAG GGTATCAAGGATTTCACTGCTCTCATTGAGCTTTATCTGTCGGACAACAATATAACAGCGCTCCCAGCAGAGCTG GGATTGCTTGAGCCTAACCTGCAAGTGTTGAAACTTGATGGAAATCCGCTAAGAAG CATAAGACGAACTCTGTTGGAGCGAGGAACAAAAGCAATTCTGAAGTACCTCAAAGAAAAATTGCCCACTGAGTGA
- the LOC133920757 gene encoding uncharacterized protein LOC133920757, with the protein MRSGHPGAEQCPVCKAAVCEDHLLPLCGRRRSAASCCNVERRQHDGDGKLWFDVQQVYGVQNQLGQHYGGGAVDHWGWMLHSTAGHVIASAAVAVLPWAFPGGRLPLPPRPVIVCNGRRQRRVEDSLQQLWLFLAMLALLCFLLL; encoded by the coding sequence ATGCGCTCAGGCCACCCCGGCGCCGAGCAGTGCCCGGTGTGCAAGGCCGCCGTGTGCGAGGACCACCTCTTGCCGCTCTGCGGCCGTCGCCGCAGCGCTGCGTCGTGCTGCAACGTGGAGCGTCGCCAGCACGACGGCGACGGCAAGCTGTGGTTTGACGTCCAACAGGTATACGGCGTACAGAACCAGCTCGGACAGCACTACGGTGGTGGTGCTGTGGACCACTGGGGCTGGATGTTGCACTCGACCGCCGGCCACGTCATTGCCAGCGCAGCAGTGGCCGTCCTACCGTGGGCGTTCCCGGGAGGCCGGCTGCCGTTGCCGCCTCGGCCGGTGATCGTCTGCAACGGCCGGCGGCAGAGGAGGGTGGAGGACTCGCTGCAGCAGTTATGGCTTTTCCTTGCCATGCTTGCACTGCTCTGCTTCCTTCTGCTCTGA
- the LOC133920866 gene encoding plant intracellular Ras-group-related LRR protein 6 isoform X1, translating into MDRILKSARESGSLNLSNRSLREIPNEVYSNLDTGSQGEKWWEGVDLQKLILAHNNLEVLREDLKNLSSLVVLNISHNKISSLPAAIGDLPLLKSLDASFNQINTLPEEIGLASALVKVDLSNNCLTELPASLAKCMDLSELKASNNNISKIPDALAGCSKLSKLDLEGNKLVMLSENMFVSWTMLTEMNVAKNLLTTIPDSIGALSKLIRLDLHQNKITSIPPSIKGCSSLAELYMGNNLLSSIPADIGTVSKLGILDLHSNQLKEYPVGACNLKLSFLNLSNNSLSGLPPELGKMTTLRKLLLTGNPMRTLRSSLVSGPTTTLLKYLRSRLSSDEEASGSGSTPSKDDQIAAARRLSLSSKLLIISYQELDLSGLGVTSVPPAAWETSDVVKLDLSKNSIEDLPNELSLCSALQSLVLSNNKIKRWPHTVVSSLPSLSSLKLDNNPLSGISSTDFVSLSKLEVLDLSGNVSALPEPSAISSLPQLQELYLRRMKLHEFPSGLLGLKQLRILDLSQNNLTTVPEGIKDFTALIELYLSDNNITALPAELGLLEPNLQVLKLDGNPLRSIRRTLLERGTKAILKYLKEKLPTE; encoded by the exons ATGGACCGGATCCTCAAGTCCGCCAGGGAGTCGGGCTCCCTCAACCTCTCCAATCGCTCCCTCAG GGAGATACCCAACGAGGTGTACAGCAACTTGGACACGGGCAGCCAGGGTGAGAAATGGTGGGAG GGAGTAGACCTCCAGAAGCTCATATTGGCTCACAATAATCTGGAAGTGTTAAGAGAAGACCTTAAGAATTTGTCTTCTCTTGTTGTATTAAATATAAGTCACAATAAGATATCTTCCCTTCCAGCAGCTATCGGGGA CCTTCCATTGCTAAAATCACTGGATGCATCATTCAATCAAATAAACACTCTGCCCGAAGAGATTGGCCTGGCAAGTGCTTTAGTCAA AGTTGATCTCTCAAATAATTGCCTTACTGAGCTCCCAGCTAGCCTTGCCAAGTGCATGGACTTGTCAGAACTCAAG GCATCAAATAACAACATATCCAAAATACCAGATGCACTTGCTGGTTGTTCCAAGTTAAGTAAATTGGATCTGGAG GGCAATAAGCTTGTGATGCTTTCAGAAAACATGTTTGTGTCATGGACCATGCTTACAGAGATGAATGTTG CAAAAAATCTGCTTACAACCATCCCAGATAGTATTGGAGCACTTTCAAAACTAATTCGCTTGGACCTGCATCAGAACA AAATAACTTCGATTCCTCCTTCCATAAAGGGCTGCTCTTCTCTAGCCGAGTTGTATATGGG AAATAACTTGTTGTCTTCAATACCAGCTGATATTGGCACAGTGTCAAAATTAGGAATACTTGATCTTCACTCTAATCAG CTAAAGGAGTATCCTGTCGGAGCTTGCAACCTGAAACTATCTTTCCTCAATCTGTCGAATAACTCATTATCTGGTCTACCACCTGAATTAG GTAAAATGACCACCCTAAGAAAGCTTCTGCTTACTGGAAATCCTATGAGGACACTTAGGAG TTCATTAGTTTCTGGACCAACAACAACGTTGTTGAAGTATCTGCGCAGTCGACTTTCATCTGACGAGGAAG CATCAGGATCTGGAAGCACTCCATCAAAAGATGACCAAATTGCTGCAGCAAGGCGATTGTCCTTATCTTCAAAG CTGCTGATAATCTCATATCAGGAGTTAGACTTGAGCGGTCTTGGTGTGACCAGTGTACCACCTGCGGCATGGGAGACAAGTGATGTGGTGAAACTTGATCTTTCTAAAAATTCTATAGAAGATCTGCCAAATGAGTTGTCATTATGCTCAGCACTTCAA TCTTTGGTTTTGTCTAATAACAAGATAAAACGGTGGCCTCACACGGTGGTCTCCTCCCTTCCCAGTCTGTCTTCCCTAAAGCTGGACAATAATCCCTTGTCTGGG ATATCATCCACTGATTTTGTGTCTCTGTCCAAACTTGAAGTACTCGATTTAAGTGGCAATGTGTCTGCACTTCCTGAACCTTCTGCAATTTCTTCATTACCACAGCTGCAGGAGCTCTACCTGAG ACGAATGAAACTCCATGAATTTCCTAGTGGTTTGTTGGGCTTAAAACAGCTGCGGATTCTTGACCTGAGTCAGAATAACCTTACAACTGTACCAGAG GGTATCAAGGATTTCACTGCTCTCATTGAGCTTTATCTGTCGGACAACAATATAACAGCGCTCCCAGCAGAGCTG GGATTGCTTGAGCCTAACCTGCAAGTGTTGAAACTTGATGGAAATCCGCTAAGAAG CATAAGACGAACTCTGTTGGAGCGAGGAACAAAAGCAATTCTGAAGTACCTCAAAGAAAAATTGCCCACTGAGTGA